In Halobacillus amylolyticus, the following proteins share a genomic window:
- a CDS encoding DUF2294 domain-containing protein, whose amino-acid sequence MNKYEAEFSNLVRSFRKKHMGKGPSKITTTFCKNWAICEMEGNLSPVEKFIASADDGKQLLRAARTEMVKEMYRKNPPVEMEEFLGCKYVDLFVDIDIHRDFGMSIFIFDENVEEKYSK is encoded by the coding sequence ATGAATAAGTACGAAGCAGAATTCAGTAACCTTGTTCGCTCTTTCAGAAAAAAGCATATGGGAAAAGGACCAAGCAAAATCACAACAACATTTTGTAAAAACTGGGCGATTTGCGAGATGGAGGGAAATCTATCACCAGTTGAGAAGTTCATCGCGAGTGCCGATGACGGAAAACAACTGCTCCGGGCTGCACGCACAGAAATGGTGAAAGAAATGTATAGAAAGAATCCTCCTGTTGAGATGGAAGAGTTTCTAGGATGTAAGTATGTTGATTTGTTTGTTGACATTGATATTCATCGTGATTTCGGAATGTCAATCTTCATTTTTGATGAAAATGTGGAAGAAAAATATTCTAAATAA
- a CDS encoding S1C family serine protease, with translation MGYYDDHSPADQQQKNRRRFVMPTIVGVILGAVLVLLALPALVQTNILPYDIAPSEEQTAEDGSGTPGATKQPVQLDVSSQITKVVEKVSPSIVGVVNLQSQANFWEQEGTPEQAGIGSGVIYKKEDGTAYVVTNYHVIEGASEIEVVLSDGAREKAQLVGGDVFTDLAVLKMSGENVERVAELGSSENLQVGEPAITIGNPLGLKFAGSVTKGIISGKQRAIPQDFNGDGQQDWQAEVIQTDAAINPGNSGGALINIKGQVIGINSMKIAQSAVEGIGFAIPIDTVKPIIAELEQYGQVNRPFIGIEAYGLNRVPTSEWRTTLNLPEDVEGGLYIRSITRMSPADKAGLQPLDVITAIDGEPVQNIIDLRKYLYEEKDPGDNLEITYYRDGEQNTVTITLGSQQ, from the coding sequence GTGGGTTATTACGACGATCATTCCCCAGCCGATCAACAGCAAAAAAATCGACGCCGTTTCGTCATGCCAACGATTGTTGGGGTCATTCTTGGCGCTGTTCTTGTATTACTTGCTTTGCCGGCGCTGGTACAAACAAATATACTGCCGTATGATATCGCACCAAGTGAAGAACAAACGGCTGAGGATGGGAGCGGTACACCTGGAGCGACTAAACAGCCTGTCCAGTTAGATGTATCGAGCCAAATCACGAAGGTAGTAGAAAAAGTTTCTCCATCGATCGTAGGTGTTGTTAACCTTCAATCCCAAGCGAACTTTTGGGAACAGGAAGGCACCCCAGAGCAGGCGGGGATAGGCTCTGGAGTTATTTATAAAAAAGAAGATGGAACGGCCTATGTTGTGACGAATTATCACGTCATCGAGGGGGCTAGTGAAATTGAAGTTGTGCTTTCAGATGGAGCAAGAGAGAAAGCACAACTTGTCGGCGGAGATGTATTTACTGATTTAGCCGTACTTAAGATGTCTGGGGAAAATGTAGAGAGGGTCGCTGAATTAGGTTCATCTGAGAACCTACAAGTAGGGGAACCAGCTATAACAATTGGTAACCCATTAGGTTTAAAATTTGCAGGCTCTGTCACGAAAGGGATTATTAGTGGGAAACAGAGAGCAATACCTCAAGACTTTAATGGTGATGGGCAACAAGACTGGCAAGCAGAGGTAATTCAAACGGATGCAGCCATTAACCCTGGAAACAGTGGTGGGGCGCTTATTAATATTAAGGGTCAAGTCATTGGTATTAACTCAATGAAAATCGCTCAATCTGCAGTTGAAGGTATTGGTTTCGCGATTCCAATCGATACGGTTAAGCCAATTATTGCAGAACTTGAACAGTATGGACAAGTGAATCGCCCATTCATTGGAATCGAAGCATATGGTTTAAATCGCGTTCCGACTTCGGAATGGAGAACTACCCTGAATCTTCCAGAGGATGTTGAGGGCGGATTATATATTCGAAGCATTACAAGAATGTCACCAGCGGATAAGGCAGGATTACAACCACTGGATGTCATTACAGCCATTGATGGAGAACCGGTACAAAACATTATAGACCTTCGCAAATATCTCTATGAAGAAAAAGATCCTGGAGATAATCTTGAAATCACCTATTACCGTGATGGAGAACAAAATACGGTAACGATTACATTAGGATCTCAACAATAA
- a CDS encoding recombinase family protein gives MSKSRVPKITYSQDLSAESAVWIQKLVTKLLIILKKELVVAYSRVSSSSQNLREQLAVLKSRDINKDEVLFLEDYSVSATKNDASNRQPITSCKSW, from the coding sequence ATGTCAAAATCTCGTGTTCCAAAAATCACATATTCACAGGACCTTTCTGCAGAATCAGCTGTTTGGATACAAAAGCTTGTTACCAAATTGCTAATAATATTGAAGAAGGAACTGGTTGTCGCTTATTCACGAGTTAGTTCAAGCTCGCAAAATCTTCGGGAACAACTTGCCGTATTAAAGTCGAGAGATATTAATAAAGATGAGGTTCTATTCCTCGAAGATTACAGTGTTTCTGCAACGAAAAATGATGCAAGCAATCGTCAGCCTATAACAAGTTGCAAAAGTTGGTGA
- the ltaE gene encoding low-specificity L-threonine aldolase codes for MIDLRSDTVTKPTSAMRQAAFDAEVGDDVYGEDPTVQRLEEVAARMLGKEAALFVTSGTQGNQIAVLTHCNPGDEVLLEANSHLFLYEGASMSALAGVQPRTIQGTRGAMNPEEVRAAIRPEDIHFPETSLICVENTHNKAGGAIVPLGNMQAVYEVAREQQIPVHLDGARLFNASVASGVSLEHYAAQADTVQFCLSKGLGAPMGSVIAGSSDFINKARKWRKRLGGGLRQVGMVAAPGLVALTEMVDRLTEDHEHAQLLAQGLSQMTGLNLEGKVETNIVLVNVAELGKSAEEFLEDLKGIGILAVPFGPATVRFVTNYDVSRDDIESVVERVEQLV; via the coding sequence ATGATTGATTTGCGAAGCGATACGGTAACAAAACCAACCAGCGCCATGAGACAGGCCGCCTTTGATGCGGAGGTAGGGGATGATGTGTATGGCGAGGATCCAACAGTACAGCGTTTAGAAGAGGTAGCGGCACGTATGCTTGGAAAGGAAGCTGCTTTATTTGTAACGAGCGGTACACAAGGGAATCAGATTGCTGTGCTTACGCATTGTAATCCTGGTGATGAGGTGCTGCTTGAAGCGAATTCGCATTTGTTTCTATATGAAGGAGCTTCGATGTCGGCATTAGCCGGCGTGCAACCGCGAACGATCCAAGGAACCCGCGGGGCGATGAATCCCGAGGAGGTACGCGCGGCGATTCGGCCGGAGGATATTCATTTTCCGGAGACCAGTTTAATTTGTGTGGAAAATACACACAACAAGGCGGGGGGAGCCATTGTTCCGCTTGGAAATATGCAGGCAGTTTATGAGGTTGCACGGGAACAGCAGATTCCTGTCCATTTGGATGGGGCAAGGCTGTTTAATGCATCCGTTGCTTCAGGAGTGTCACTCGAACATTATGCTGCTCAAGCGGACACCGTTCAATTTTGCCTGTCAAAAGGGCTGGGAGCACCAATGGGATCTGTAATTGCTGGATCATCTGATTTTATTAATAAAGCGCGAAAATGGCGGAAGCGCCTTGGAGGCGGTCTGAGACAGGTCGGAATGGTTGCAGCTCCTGGATTAGTCGCTTTGACAGAAATGGTTGATCGATTGACAGAAGATCATGAGCATGCCCAGCTTTTAGCTCAGGGCCTTAGCCAGATGACGGGACTTAATCTGGAAGGAAAAGTGGAAACAAACATTGTACTTGTTAATGTAGCTGAATTGGGTAAATCAGCAGAGGAATTTCTTGAGGACTTGAAAGGAATAGGTATTCTGGCTGTCCCTTTTGGACCGGCAACAGTGAGGTTTGTAACAAATTATGATGTGAGTCGAGATGATATAGAATCTGTCGTTGAGCGAGTGGAGCAATTGGTGTAA
- a CDS encoding M48 family metallopeptidase yields the protein MKKRFVLWTVILFPIYAYLVYLYLFHWTGTGVPASYQGTAADPATFMTAKELELSQDFSRYKDFLFFVGLPLEGLIYLGVLIFGVSPIFKQFGERLSRFSFVKIPIYVLLLSAFTWILTFPIYYAERMLSVAYGISTQSFSSWMRDELLGFWIGVLIMSVLITVLYWLMKRFTKRWWLYAWILLIPFLIFMMYIQPVVIDPLYNDFSELDDPVLQEKILNMADEADIPAERVYEVDMSEKTNAMNAYVNGIGSNLRIVLWDTTLNHLKDREVLFIMAHEIGHYVMNHLYYNLAGVIISSLVGLYLAYRLLHMVIRKWGSSWGVKNVADISSLPALFIILSLLSFAASPIELAISRDAEKAADMYAIEMTEDKEAAVGAFQELTVNGLTDVNPPALVKFFRYGHPTMMERILMLKEHGKE from the coding sequence ATGAAAAAACGATTTGTGCTATGGACTGTTATTCTTTTCCCTATCTATGCCTATCTCGTCTACCTTTATTTGTTCCATTGGACGGGTACGGGGGTACCCGCATCCTATCAAGGTACAGCAGCGGACCCTGCCACCTTTATGACGGCTAAGGAACTAGAACTAAGCCAGGATTTTTCAAGGTATAAGGACTTCCTGTTTTTTGTCGGACTGCCTTTAGAAGGACTGATCTATTTAGGTGTACTTATATTCGGAGTGTCCCCGATTTTCAAACAATTTGGAGAAAGGTTATCGCGATTTTCCTTTGTCAAAATTCCAATCTATGTATTGCTGTTATCTGCTTTTACCTGGATTCTTACGTTTCCGATTTATTACGCTGAACGTATGCTTTCTGTCGCTTACGGCATCTCGACGCAAAGCTTCTCAAGTTGGATGCGGGACGAATTGTTAGGCTTTTGGATTGGCGTCCTTATTATGTCCGTGCTCATTACTGTTTTATACTGGCTCATGAAGCGTTTCACCAAGCGATGGTGGCTGTACGCCTGGATACTGCTTATCCCATTTCTCATCTTCATGATGTACATTCAACCAGTTGTGATCGACCCACTATACAACGATTTCTCTGAACTAGACGACCCCGTATTACAAGAAAAGATTCTCAACATGGCTGATGAAGCAGATATTCCCGCAGAACGTGTGTATGAAGTGGACATGTCCGAAAAAACGAATGCAATGAACGCCTATGTAAACGGGATCGGCTCAAACCTGCGCATTGTCTTATGGGATACAACTTTAAATCATCTCAAGGACAGGGAAGTCCTGTTCATTATGGCACACGAAATTGGCCACTATGTGATGAACCACCTCTACTATAATCTAGCAGGTGTCATCATTTCCAGCCTTGTCGGCTTATACCTCGCCTACCGGTTGCTTCACATGGTCATCCGTAAATGGGGATCAAGCTGGGGAGTAAAAAATGTTGCCGACATTTCCTCATTACCCGCCCTATTTATTATCCTTTCCTTGCTTTCCTTTGCAGCGAGTCCAATTGAACTAGCGATCTCGCGCGATGCTGAAAAAGCAGCGGATATGTACGCTATCGAAATGACAGAAGATAAGGAAGCAGCAGTTGGTGCTTTTCAGGAATTGACAGTCAATGGGCTAACTGATGTCAACCCACCGGCGCTAGTAAAATTTTTCAGGTATGGTCACCCAACGATGATGGAGCGGATTTTGATGCTAAAAGAGCATGGGAAGGAGTAA
- the asnB gene encoding asparagine synthase (glutamine-hydrolyzing) translates to MCGFIGILHNKGNQVNQEYEQAFNANNNLIKHRGPDDEGYYHDDYISLGFRRLSIIDIESGQQPFHFENERYWMVFNGEIYNYVELREQLKAKGYTFQTESDTEVIAVLFQDQQEQAFSKLRGMFAILIWDKETKSLYGARDPFGIKPFYYTENDDSLSFASEKKSLAQAGDKVDTEALQHYLSYQYVPEPMTLTEGVHKVEPGHYFIKTPEEPLHIERYFHATFNPVLTDEKQMITRIQDSLINSVDVHMRSDVPVGSFLSGGIDSSIIVAIAKDFNPNIKTFSVGFEREGYSEVDVAKETADKLNVTNHSYIITPEEYVQKLPKIMWHMDDPLADPACVPLYFVAREARKDVTVVLSGEGADELFGGYNIYREPESLKAFNSIPPVVKKALQKVAHILPEGMRGKSFLERGTTPLEDRYIGNAKMFEEPEKEQLLANFRKDSTYQSLTKSLYENVQEEHPVHQMQYVDIHTWLRGDILLKADKMTMANSLELRVPFLDKEVFNAARGLPVDSKIADGTTKSILRKAARGIVPDHVLDRKKLGFPVPIRHWLRNELYDWAKTLIATSDTDHLIHKSVVLDLLEAHVQQKGDYSRKIWTVLMFMLWHQIYVEGVYSFEELQKEDETESKVLEQLATV, encoded by the coding sequence ATGTGCGGATTTATTGGGATATTACACAATAAAGGCAATCAGGTCAATCAAGAGTATGAGCAAGCATTTAATGCTAATAATAATCTCATTAAACATCGTGGGCCAGATGATGAAGGCTACTATCACGATGATTATATCTCACTCGGCTTTCGAAGGCTAAGTATTATTGATATCGAGAGCGGCCAACAGCCCTTTCATTTTGAAAATGAACGCTATTGGATGGTGTTCAACGGCGAGATTTACAACTATGTAGAGCTTCGTGAACAACTGAAAGCGAAAGGCTATACGTTCCAAACAGAGTCAGATACGGAAGTGATTGCTGTTCTTTTTCAAGATCAGCAGGAGCAAGCTTTCAGTAAGTTGCGTGGGATGTTTGCTATCCTTATTTGGGACAAGGAAACAAAGAGCTTATACGGCGCCCGTGATCCATTTGGTATCAAACCTTTTTATTATACGGAAAATGATGATAGCTTAAGCTTCGCATCTGAGAAGAAAAGCCTGGCTCAAGCAGGCGACAAGGTGGACACAGAAGCTTTGCAGCACTACTTAAGCTACCAATATGTCCCAGAGCCAATGACTCTAACTGAAGGGGTTCATAAGGTGGAGCCAGGTCATTATTTTATAAAAACACCGGAAGAACCGCTTCATATTGAACGCTATTTCCATGCGACATTCAATCCTGTGCTCACGGATGAAAAGCAAATGATCACTCGAATCCAGGATTCACTGATTAATTCGGTAGATGTGCATATGCGGAGTGACGTACCAGTGGGCTCATTCCTCTCTGGAGGGATTGATTCATCAATCATCGTTGCGATTGCAAAAGATTTCAATCCAAATATTAAAACGTTCTCTGTAGGTTTTGAACGTGAAGGTTATTCAGAGGTAGATGTGGCAAAAGAAACAGCCGATAAGCTTAATGTAACGAACCATTCTTACATCATTACACCAGAAGAATATGTTCAGAAGCTTCCGAAAATCATGTGGCACATGGATGATCCATTAGCTGACCCAGCTTGTGTACCGCTTTATTTTGTTGCACGAGAAGCCAGAAAGGATGTCACTGTTGTATTATCAGGCGAGGGAGCGGACGAGCTATTCGGCGGTTATAATATCTACCGTGAGCCCGAGTCATTGAAGGCCTTTAATTCGATACCGCCCGTTGTAAAAAAAGCACTTCAAAAGGTGGCACATATACTTCCTGAAGGTATGCGCGGCAAGAGTTTTCTGGAACGTGGGACAACACCATTGGAAGACCGCTATATCGGTAATGCGAAGATGTTTGAAGAACCTGAAAAAGAACAACTACTCGCTAATTTCAGAAAAGACAGCACCTATCAATCATTGACGAAAAGTTTGTATGAAAATGTTCAGGAGGAGCATCCTGTCCACCAAATGCAGTACGTTGATATTCACACATGGCTACGAGGCGATATCTTGTTAAAAGCAGATAAAATGACGATGGCAAATTCCCTTGAGTTACGTGTTCCCTTCCTAGATAAGGAAGTGTTCAACGCTGCTCGCGGGCTTCCAGTTGATAGCAAAATTGCTGATGGAACAACAAAGTCGATTTTGCGTAAAGCTGCACGTGGTATCGTGCCAGACCATGTGCTCGACCGTAAGAAGCTCGGTTTCCCTGTTCCGATTCGTCACTGGCTAAGAAACGAGCTATACGATTGGGCGAAAACACTGATTGCGACTAGTGACACAGACCATCTCATTCATAAATCTGTCGTCCTTGATTTGCTTGAAGCTCACGTTCAACAAAAGGGTGACTATTCCAGGAAAATATGGACGGTGCTGATGTTTATGCTATGGCATCAAATCTATGTGGAAGGTGTCTACTCTTTTGAAGAATTACAGAAAGAGGATGAGACAGAAAGTAAAGTACTCGAACAGCTGGCGACTGTTTAA
- a CDS encoding MBL fold metallo-hydrolase, whose amino-acid sequence MTLRFSVLASGSTGNAFYIESGDEKILVDAGLSGKKIEGLLEQVDVNPANLSRILVTHEHSDHIKGLGIMARRYNLPIFANEKTWRAMDGQLGKLSIDQKFHFNMEETKTFGGIDIESFAVSHDAADPMFYTFHRNGKKVALVTDLGYVSERIKKTVEGADAYIFESNHDVGMLRMGRYPWSVKRRILGDSGHVSNEDSALALTDIMTDQTRRVYLAHLSLDNNMKDLARMSVKNVLEERGFEIGPRIELYDTDPAQATPIYEV is encoded by the coding sequence ATGACGTTACGATTTAGTGTACTAGCATCAGGCAGTACGGGGAATGCTTTTTATATAGAGTCCGGGGATGAGAAAATCTTAGTGGATGCAGGTTTAAGCGGGAAAAAGATTGAAGGGCTGCTTGAACAGGTGGATGTGAATCCAGCTAACCTTTCAAGAATTCTAGTTACGCATGAACATAGTGATCACATTAAAGGTCTTGGAATTATGGCCCGTCGTTATAATTTACCTATTTTTGCAAATGAAAAAACATGGCGAGCAATGGATGGACAACTTGGGAAGCTGTCTATCGATCAGAAATTCCATTTTAATATGGAGGAAACTAAAACATTCGGTGGAATCGATATTGAGTCTTTCGCTGTGTCACATGATGCAGCTGACCCAATGTTCTATACATTCCATAGAAATGGGAAGAAGGTAGCCCTTGTCACGGATTTAGGTTACGTATCTGAACGGATCAAGAAAACAGTCGAGGGCGCTGATGCTTATATTTTTGAGTCCAATCATGATGTAGGAATGCTGCGTATGGGACGTTATCCCTGGAGTGTAAAACGGAGGATTTTAGGAGACTCAGGTCACGTTTCTAATGAAGATAGTGCCCTTGCTTTAACTGATATTATGACAGATCAAACGAGGCGAGTGTATCTGGCTCATTTGAGTCTTGATAATAATATGAAAGATTTAGCTCGTATGTCGGTGAAAAATGTTCTGGAGGAGCGTGGATTTGAAATCGGTCCCCGTATTGAACTGTATGATACGGATCCTGCTCAAGCAACGCCAATTTATGAAGTATAA
- a CDS encoding tRNA dihydrouridine synthase — MKDNFWHELPRPFFVLAPMEAVTDVVFRHVVSEAARPDVFFTEFTNTESYCHPKGKDSVRGRLTFTEDEQPIVAHIWGDKPEYFREMSIGMAEMGYRGVDINMGCPALNIATKGKGCGLIRRPDVAAEIIQAAKAGGLPVSVKTRLGYTEVEEWRHWLKHLLEQDIVNLSVHLRTKKEMSNVDAHWELIPEIKKLRDEVAPDTLLTINGDIPDRQKGLELVEKYGVDGVMIGRGIFHNPFAFETEKKEHTSEELLDLLRLQLDLHDKYSEELEPRLFKPLRRFFKIYVRGFRGASELRNRLMSTESTDEVRALLDQFTEKDGLKEQQGFSVF, encoded by the coding sequence ATGAAAGATAACTTTTGGCATGAATTGCCGCGGCCGTTTTTTGTTCTGGCACCAATGGAAGCCGTGACGGATGTCGTTTTTCGTCATGTCGTTAGTGAAGCAGCGAGGCCTGACGTGTTTTTTACAGAGTTTACGAATACGGAAAGCTACTGCCATCCGAAAGGAAAAGACAGCGTGCGAGGGCGTCTGACGTTTACGGAAGATGAACAGCCAATTGTTGCCCATATCTGGGGAGACAAGCCCGAATACTTCCGTGAAATGAGTATCGGTATGGCAGAAATGGGTTATCGAGGAGTCGATATCAATATGGGCTGTCCTGCTCTTAATATCGCAACGAAAGGGAAAGGATGTGGACTCATCCGTCGTCCGGATGTTGCAGCTGAAATCATCCAGGCAGCCAAAGCGGGAGGACTGCCCGTAAGTGTGAAGACCCGTCTCGGTTATACGGAAGTGGAAGAGTGGCGCCACTGGTTGAAGCACCTCCTGGAACAGGATATTGTCAACCTTTCCGTCCACCTCCGTACGAAAAAGGAAATGAGTAATGTCGATGCTCACTGGGAACTGATTCCGGAGATCAAGAAACTTCGTGACGAAGTGGCCCCTGATACGCTTCTGACGATCAACGGGGATATTCCTGACCGTCAGAAGGGACTTGAACTCGTAGAAAAATATGGCGTAGATGGAGTGATGATCGGACGAGGGATCTTCCATAACCCGTTCGCTTTCGAAACAGAGAAGAAAGAGCATACCAGCGAAGAACTGCTCGACCTCCTTCGCCTGCAGCTCGATCTTCATGATAAGTATTCCGAAGAACTAGAACCACGCCTCTTCAAACCGCTTCGCCGCTTCTTTAAGATTTACGTCCGCGGATTCAGAGGAGCGAGTGAGTTGAGGAATAGACTGATGAGCACAGAATCCACCGATGAAGTCCGTGCCCTGCTTGATCAATTTACAGAGAAAGATGGATTGAAAGAACAGCAAGGTTTTTCTGTTTTTTAA
- a CDS encoding two-component system regulatory protein YycI, with the protein MQWGQIKTLFIFSFLVLDLFLLQQFLDKQDQANVGTMEESQFEKSLSNADITISNDIPEEAPPVSLITASPGDFTEDQLNQIKNLEGQSAKVYDDSLLHSILDEPIEVTEESIVSAVSEHVPFSSQYSFWDWNEDLGKAVFFQKANSRTVYYNSEGVLMVNIENGAMTGYTLAHLKVPNQSGEDKQELISPLEVVEKLYTDGIINGGDTITDMSIGYYSAYKNPGGEASGQLFAPTWKVTINGSEDAFFYALAAKPQYLNLSESNFIQTTLEEFEKTMDSNEQNIFTNNEENSDE; encoded by the coding sequence GTGCAGTGGGGTCAAATTAAAACCTTATTCATTTTTAGCTTCCTTGTGCTCGACTTATTCCTGCTGCAACAATTTCTAGATAAACAGGATCAAGCAAATGTAGGGACAATGGAGGAATCACAATTTGAAAAGAGTCTAAGTAATGCGGATATTACCATTTCAAATGATATACCTGAAGAAGCACCTCCCGTTAGTTTAATCACGGCTTCGCCTGGAGATTTTACCGAAGACCAGCTGAATCAAATCAAAAATCTCGAAGGTCAATCTGCTAAAGTTTATGATGACAGCCTTTTACATTCCATATTAGATGAACCTATCGAAGTAACGGAAGAGTCCATTGTCAGCGCTGTTAGTGAACACGTACCTTTTAGCAGTCAATATTCTTTTTGGGACTGGAATGAAGATCTAGGCAAGGCGGTATTTTTCCAAAAGGCGAATTCACGAACCGTTTATTATAATTCGGAAGGGGTGCTGATGGTAAATATTGAAAATGGAGCAATGACAGGATATACGCTCGCCCATTTAAAAGTACCCAACCAGTCAGGTGAAGATAAACAAGAGTTAATAAGCCCTTTGGAAGTGGTAGAAAAACTTTATACGGACGGAATTATAAATGGGGGGGATACGATCACTGACATGTCGATTGGCTACTATTCTGCTTATAAAAATCCAGGCGGAGAGGCGAGTGGACAATTGTTTGCACCGACATGGAAAGTGACAATCAATGGGAGTGAGGATGCCTTTTTTTATGCACTTGCCGCTAAACCCCAATATTTAAACCTAAGCGAAAGTAATTTTATCCAAACTACATTAGAGGAATTTGAAAAAACAATGGATTCCAATGAACAAAATATATTTACAAATAATGAGGAGAACTCTGATGAATAG
- the rlmH gene encoding 23S rRNA (pseudouridine(1915)-N(3))-methyltransferase RlmH, with translation MKITIITVGKLKEKYLKQGIEEYTKRLSPYAKVEVIEVPDEKAPENLSEAQILEVKQKEGERILSKIGHDTHVITLEINGQQLTSEKLAKKIDGLATYGQSKVAFVIGGSLGLSDEVMERSDFGLSFSKMTFPHQLMRLVLVEQVYRAFKINRGEPYHK, from the coding sequence ATGAAAATCACCATCATTACCGTTGGAAAATTAAAAGAAAAATACTTGAAACAAGGCATTGAAGAATACACAAAACGTCTCTCCCCCTACGCCAAAGTCGAGGTTATCGAAGTACCTGATGAAAAAGCACCCGAAAACTTAAGTGAAGCCCAAATCCTTGAAGTGAAGCAAAAAGAAGGAGAACGGATCCTCTCCAAGATTGGCCACGACACCCATGTCATTACGCTTGAAATCAACGGTCAGCAGCTAACATCAGAGAAACTTGCCAAAAAAATCGACGGCCTTGCTACGTATGGACAGAGCAAGGTCGCTTTTGTCATTGGTGGATCGTTAGGTTTGAGTGATGAAGTTATGGAAAGAAGTGACTTCGGGTTGTCTTTTTCAAAAATGACGTTCCCTCACCAGTTGATGCGCTTGGTGTTAGTGGAGCAAGTTTACCGCGCCTTTAAGATTAACCGGGGTGAACCGTATCACAAGTGA